attaagaaaaaaagaaaaaaaaaatctatatttttatataattcaagGACTAGATAATTATAgcattatttatatgatagtaataaataatatatatatatatatatatatatatatatatatatatatatatatatatataatatatatataatttatatatgttattattttttttttacaaattaaaaatgaatttttttgtttcatgtgcattttatataataaataataaaaaaaattatttatatgttattatacaatttgtttatttgtttCTTCAAGATgttgtttttataaaaagaaaaaaaaaattacattaAATTAAATTGAATTAAATtgaattaaattaaattaaattaaaatgtatatttaataattgtacatatattatatattatatatatatatatatatatttttttttttttttctttttttttttttattatattttattttatttttttgttaaaagAATGAACTGCTTTTCTTGTGAAGAAATTTCACTTGTAGCCAATTCTTCGTTTGATTATAATAAGCTTGATGAAGAGAATATTCGAAGGGAACTTGGAAGCATTACAAAAgattatgattataataatgtgaatATAGATACGATACTtaattatttgaattattataagaagaatattacgaatataaatatattatgtactattaaagatataacaatttgttttattaaaaatatagaagaTGATATAAGAACATTTATGGAAAATAATACTAGTAATTTCTTGAATTATGGTTCAAAAggttttattttacaaaaCTTTAATGTTCTTGGAagttataaatataatatgtatttaaataattatattaatatagatataggcatagaatataatattttaaatattcaaGAAGCAGAACATTGGAATTATCAGaacttttatatatatcataataggtatattaatattcttaaatccttcttttataaaaaaaattttgttcaatatataaaagaagcCAACATACATTATAATCTTGATCTTTCGATAAGCGTAAGAccttttattaatttatacaaatctatattagtaataaatattaGTAAACAGAACAAATATATAGGATCTATTCATTTGATTTTGTATCCCTCAAATGAACTTAGCGATTCCTTTTACAAGGTTTACCATGAGTTATGTACATCAACATTGAAGAAAAATTCAAACGAGAAAGgaaatgtaaataataaggtcgatataaataataataataataataataataataacattacaaataataaagacCTTGGTGCCCCTTATAATAAAGAGTTAAAAAATACGTTGAATGGTAAAAATTGTATTAAGAATTTTAAAGAGgacttaaaaaaaaatgaggaagaaaacaaaaataagGTGCACCAAccaattttaataaattttttgagtacagaaatatttattgttccgtgtgataatataattaatgagtgcataaaaaaatacaagAATATTAGAAATGCTGTGAAGCTCTTAAAATTATGgtgtataaataaaaaattattatatacacttcctacatatgaaaataataattatatgaaatttaaaaaaaaggaaaaatatatatttaagaattttttctattataataatattaattctTTTGATTTAACGCTTTTGTGTAGTTATgtatgttatataaataatttagaAGATACAAATGCTCTAGatatttttcataagactatttattttataagtTCAATAGATATAAATGATCATTTTTATTCCTATGATAAAGGtgtatttaaaataaataacaaatatgataaagaaaatataaaaaaattatctGAAAAAgttaataatgaaaaaaaaaaaaggaataatatgaatacaTTCCTTATAAATTCAACgtatgatatatttaagaaTAAGATACATTCATTTATTGAATTAATTGAGGAAGCAAAAAAAGctatttattatttaaataagaaaaattattttcatttatttatagcCAATAATGATTCTTATCCTCTTAATTACGAGgaagaattattttttccttttcttggaaacaattatattttaaattataattttattatagGACATATAAAGAAAACATTAATAAGAGCATTGGGAGATCGAGTTgatgaaataatatttagATTGGTGTCATATGAATTTATGGAAAAAGATAATCAaaggaataaaaaaatgagcacctcaacaaataaatatatccaACCAAACTATACCAATGATTATAACATTCAAAATGATTGTAACGATAATCCCAAAAGTGatgttcataataataataataataataataatagtaagTATTATTTGTTGAACACGTTTCAGGATGTTCTTATTAATAAAGATGCGATaacaaacaaaataaaactTAAAGTtatagaaaagaaaatgttTTTAGGCGTgtccttttttataaaaacaaataatgtTATTAGATATATGGATGTGTCTAAATGTCTATACAAACCGGAAAAAATCTCAACATTCAAAAAATTTTGGAAAGATAAAGTTACCATTAGAAGatttgaaaataatacaatttTTGAAGTATTATTATGGGATACACCAGgagaatataaaaaaaaagagaattCGACAAATGAGTATAGTAATAAGGATATAAATAGTTTAGAGGAGACCAAACCAtgtgatgataaaaaaaaaaaaaaaaaaaaaaaaaaaaaacaacaacaacaacaacttataaaaaatatacaagatgaaaaaagaaactATAATACATCCAACTTCCTATTTGATAAATTATGTAGTGAATTATATCAAGATAAAAATAGTTCTGTACAtgtacaaataataaaatatattttaaataaaatgaaatttgacgaagaaaaagatttaaaagaatgtttttacaaacaaataaaaaataggcatttacaaaataataatgattttttttgttatgaatatatgaaaaataaaacaccatatatatattttgcAAACCCTATATTTgttaaagatatatattttgattattatgaatGGATTTGGGAATGttataatgaaattaaatctatactttataatataagtgaatcattttttacaatatgtaatataaatagtagtaatgattttttaaaaatgtcGGACCTAGGTTATAAAACAAAAGGAATACAAATTattgatataataatacatattaaatttaataataatatatataaaaatggaatgcaatattttaaaaattatgaaatagtaaaaaatataataaaacataagttaataaatgaaagtaataaacatataacCAATGtagaacaaaaaaatttttatattgaCATAACATTTAAACAATTTATATTTAgattacatatttttacaaGTATAATTATTGAAAAAGATTTAATACAAATTACTGATATGGATAATCTCAAAATTGAAACAGTACATAATTTAgataaaattaaagaatatgtttataaacCTTTAATATCTTcctttatttattattatataatgaaattCTCCTCTTTTCATATCtctttaaaaatatgtaaacTCTGGTGTATTTCAAACGGaatatattgttatcaggattttatagaaaacattctattttacatatatagaCAAGAGTTTAAAAAGCATTCTAGAATGAATAATTTCTATCATCAAAAAGGGGTCCATATGAATAATGAGGCTTTAACTAACTTTTGGGAGAAATACCGTTCTTGGGATAGTACAAATATAATGGGTTCTATGGAGAAAGATGTGgataatacaaaaatgaATCTAAATAATAGATGTGATAATAGATGTGATAATAGATGTGACAATATATGTGataatatatgtgataATAGATGTGACAATATATGTGataatatatgtgataatatatgtgataATAGATGTGACAATATATGTGataatatatgtgataatatatgtgataACCTTTTTGATCTTATTTCGGATGATGATAACATAAGTGAGGAGGACCAATCCCATGaagaaggaaaaaaaaaggatgGTAGTAGCATTTTAAATATCCAGAACGATGTCTCAAGAAAACATAACAACAGAAAAAATAAGCATAGCGAAAATATGAAGAACAAGTCATCGATTTtaaatttagaaaaaatggaaaaagAGGAAGATAGCTTTTTAGATAGTTTTTCGTTTTCTTcaaagaatattttaattaaatttttaagaTTTATCATAAATTTTGATTGGCTTAACAATCCTTTAATTATTGAATATGATGAATGTGATATTAGTGAGGAATATAAAACgaaattaattaattcttttataacaaggaaaaaaaataacaaggaaaacaaaaaaaaattttggATAAGTTCAATATATGATCCACATTGTATATTGATAACATTACCTCAACAATCAtttgatataataatgaatgTAGCAAGAATTActttacaaaatataaaggaaTTCCATCGTTCCTATGACAGACAAAGTTGGATCTCTTTATTCTTTATGAACAAGAAgaattatgatataattttaCAATTTAATAAACCAAAGGATTCTATAATCATGCTGAAAGAGGAAATAGAGAAAGCTTCTAATATAGGAAAGCAAGAGGAATGTGTTGATGTTACATTGTATGATaacaataatgatgataataataatgttgataataataatgatgatagTAGCAATATGTGGGATGATCAGTCTGTAGATAATTCTGTTCTTAATATGGAAGATCAAGAATATAGCCttgattatataaacaatataaaaaaaaataaaaatgtcgatatatgtaatatgCTACATACTTTAAAGGATTATGAATTAttacatgtatataaaacacatttacaaaattttataaaagatttagaaaataaatttacatcagatattttaattttatataatccATTGTGTTTTGATGAAGTgttgaatataaataaatttaaaaacaaaatgaaaaataaaatgaaaaataatataaacaaaaatatacatgTTCTTAATTCATGGGCACcctatatttttatatcattaaatcctcatataataaaaaatttagatataaaacataatgataaaaatgaagaatataaaaatgaattaatcagcaaggaatatataaaagatatttataatacatCTTTATCattgaataatattaatttgttaatatattacataaaaaataatgttaaagatttattaaagacaattaaatttacaacaatataaatatatttgtaacaagaatattttgaagaaatatatatctccatcttttatatagtactttataatatatatatatatatatatatatatgtatgtatgtatgtatgtatgtatgtatatatttatatatttatttttttattcacttattttttcataatatgataaaattataacattatcatattaatctttccttatatatatatatatatatatatatacattattgtatatatttctttttcgtgatatataacaaaaatatgttattaaaaatataaaacttatgatttatataaaatataaacaatatatattatgtttcATAACATGGAAATAGTTTCTACttgaacaaaataaaataaaaatagtattcatgtatatctttttatttagAATTCACGAGATACACAAgttcaatttttttattttttttttaaacatatatatatatatataatacattttagagatattaaaaaaaaaaaataagaagaaaaaaatattaagatgtgtataatatatttcatatcacatttttgtattcggtctgttatatatatatatatatatatatatgtattttttttttttacacattatattagaatatatatacgtatgtattatatatatatatatatatatatatatatatatatatatatgtatttttttttttttttttttttatatgtcatacataaataattattacattaATGCAATGCATATTTTTGATATGTGTAATACTGAACTTTGGTTTAACATATTAtcacataaaaataataaatgaaataaataaaatgataaacactttatattatatatataaggaatatataaataataaataaaatgtattatatttattacacttaaaaataaaaggtTTCTTAAAactattttttattttatattaataatcCAAATacatgataataatatactgtgtattattatataaaataaataagttcatcatatatatcaataaaCGAAAATTTTGTgtcataataaatatataatatatagagttattatatgcatataatacataattaatttatttttttatttatttattttttttatatttttttttttttttttttttggggTGGGGGAAAGGTATTTTAAGTATCAtgcatatattttgttatttcCAAAAAACTTTAATTCATTTAANNNNNNNNNNNNNNNNNNNNNNNNNNNNNNNNNNNNNNNNNNNNNNNNNNNNNNNNNNNNNNNNNNNNNNNNNNNNNNNNNNNNNNNNNNNNNNNNNNNNttttttttttttttttttttttttttttttgaagataatttataatttttttttaatggTGTTTATAGTATTATGTAAATTACTATTAAACGTTTTTATTGGGGAACTCAGATACTTAGAAGTCGAACAACTTATAGATAACGCCCGGGCTTTTATAATGGACACCATCTTATTTCTAGTGTTATCTAAACCTACGATAAATGGTAAAGAGGTTTCCTCcataattttaattaaatatttatctatCATTGTTATCCTTAAGGCATATCACTTGGTCTTATATTCTCGAGTTTCAAATgtaaaaagaaagaaatattaatatacatatgtacatatatatatatatatatatatatatatatatatgtgtgcatatttttatccttTTAGATATTTGAATTGGGTGTACCTAGAACACGAGTTTTAGTTAAACtgttcatttttatgtGCCTACTTTCAATAGCAAATTTAACGTTGTtcacatatttttataagaatTCCTTAAAAAATTCGACCATGTATTTATGGTTATTTTTTGAATGCTTAAGTATATTTGAGTCATGTCAAATATCCatatgtaaattttttgttaacGTAATTGATTTGAGATCTCCAAATGGGTTGTCCTCAAAAGCAAccattttgttttttctaGATATCTTACATGATATTATGAGTttaatcatatttttaGTTTTCATACTGGTATTTGTTTTAAACAATTTCAGTAATTTACCTTTACATATGACAGCAGATATTATACATGTCGTAAAAACACTCATTTCAAGATTTAAATcttttcaaaaatatagaGAACTCACCAAAAATATAGAAACAAAATTCGCAAATGCAACAGAAgaagaattaaaagaaGCTGGTACATGTATCATATGTAGAGATGATTTAAAAGAAGGTTCCAAAAAATTATCCTGCTCACACATTTTTCATGTAGACTGTTTAAAATCATGGTTTATACAACAACAAACATGTCCTATATGTAGAACGGAAATCAAACCATACGCAAAGAACgaacaaaataaatcaGAAAATGATACAACACAAAAGGAAAAacaagaagaaaaaattgaaCAACCTAACATACAGGAAATAATTACAAAACCGAACTTTCTTATAAACGATCAACCTGTGTATTTAAATGACACAAATGTTCTGGCTACCTTAAATATCAATCAACAATACTATCCACccataaataaaaatattaatacaaacgagcaaataaaaatattgatggacttggtaataatattaagacacatgttaaataaaacaaatatataaatatataaatattttgaaatatacaaaatatatgaaatgtCTTCAATTACCTatttctaatatatatataatatatatatatatatatatgtgtacctttttaatatattattatatatatttgtacctgtgtgtaaattttttttttttttttttacctGAACTGTTCATGTTCATGttaatgttaatatattatatatatatatatatatatatttttttttttttttacatgAACTGTTCATGCGaatattcaaatatatacatatatatatttatttttatttttttcagtGCAATTATTATCGGGAACTAAGTTTGGTTTGCCTAAAAGAAattgataaaataaatcataGTTCTATACCAGCAAATGTAATGTTAAGAAACATATATGGATCtatacattataatatattaaataatatggaaGATGATGAGGTgcaaaaatatttaaataagaTTTCTCATATACCTCAAATGAAAGGTTTGAAGGAATATTTAGAGAAAGTTTTAATTACAGATATGAAATATACAAAAGATATATgttcatcattataatatcctttttttttacaaataaattaaaaagaaatatatatgtatatatatatatatatatatacacatattattccttaatacattttattctttatatttatatttttgacTACCTTGTTTTCgtatatttgttattatttttttattttcttatttgtcttaattttttccttatctttattatattatattatactatatttatttatttttt
This is a stretch of genomic DNA from Plasmodium reichenowi strain SY57 chromosome 14, whole genome shotgun sequence. It encodes these proteins:
- a CDS encoding hypothetical protein (conserved Plasmodium protein, unknown function); its protein translation is MNCFSCEEISLVANSSFDYNKLDEENIRRELGSITKDYDYNNVNIDTILNYLNYYKKNITNINILCTIKDITICFIKNIEDDIRTFMENNTSNFLNYGSKGFILQNFNVLGSYKYNMYLNNYINIDIGIEYNILNIQEAEHWNYQNFYIYHNRYINILKSFFYKKNFVQYIKEANIHYNLDLSISVRPFINLYKSILVINISKQNKYIGSIHLILYPSNELSDSFYKVYHELCTSTLKKNSNEKGNVNNKVDINNNNNNNNNNITNNKDLGAPYNKELKNTLNGKNCIKNFKEDLKKNEEENKNKVHQPILINFLSTEIFIVPCDNIINECIKKYKNIRNAVKLLKLWCINKKLLYTLPTYENNNYMKFKKKEKYIFKNFFYYNNINSFDLTLLCSYVCYINNLEDTNALDIFHKTIYFISSIDINDHFYSYDKGVFKINNKYDKENIKKLSEKVNNEKKKRNNMNTFLINSTYDIFKNKIHSFIELIEEAKKAIYYLNKKNYFHLFIANNDSYPLNYEEELFFPFLGNNYILNYNFIIGHIKKTLIRALGDRVDEIIFRLVSYEFMEKDNQRNKKMSTSTNKYIQPNYTNDYNIQNDCNDNPKSDVHNNNNNNNNSKYYLLNTFQDVLINKDAITNKIKLKVIEKKMFLGVSFFIKTNNVIRYMDVSKCLYKPEKISTFKKFWKDKVTIRRFENNTIFEVLLWDTPGEYKKKENSTNEYSNKDINSLEETKPCDDKKKKKKKKKKQQQQQLIKNIQDEKRNYNTSNFLFDKLCSELYQDKNSSVHVQIIKYILNKMKFDEEKDLKECFYKQIKNRHLQNNNDFFCYEYMKNKTPYIYFANPIFVKDIYFDYYEWIWECYNEIKSILYNISESFFTICNINSSNDFLKMSDLGYKTKGIQIIDIIIHIKFNNNIYKNGMQYFKNYEIVKNIIKHKLINESNKHITNVEQKNFYIDITFKQFIFRLHIFTSIIIEKDLIQITDMDNLKIETVHNLDKIKEYVYKPLISSFIYYYIMKFSSFHISLKICKLWCISNGIYCYQDFIENILFYIYRQEFKKHSRMNNFYHQKGVHMNNEALTNFWEKYRSWDSTNIMGSMEKDVDNTKMNLNNRCDNRCDNRCDNICDNICDNRCDNICDNICDNICDNRCDNICDNICDNICDNLFDLISDDDNISEEDQSHEEGKKKDGSSILNIQNDVSRKHNNRKNKHSENMKNKSSILNLEKMEKEEDSFLDSFSFSSKNILIKFLRFIINFDWLNNPLIIEYDECDISEEYKTKLINSFITRKKNNKENKKKFWISSIYDPHCILITLPQQSFDIIMNVARITLQNIKEFHRSYDRQSWISLFFMNKKNYDIILQFNKPKDSIIMLKEEIEKASNIGKQEECVDVTLYDNNNDDNNNVDNNNDDSSNMWDDQSVDNSVLNMEDQEYSLDYINNIKKNKNVDICNMLHTLKDYELLHVYKTHLQNFIKDLENKFTSDILILYNPLCFDEVLNINKFKNKMKNKMKNNINKNIHVLNSWAPYIFISLNPHIIKNLDIKHNDKNEEYKNELISKEYIKDIYNTSLSLNNINLLIYYIKNNVKDLLKTIKFTTI
- a CDS encoding ERAD-associated E3 ubiquitin-protein ligase HRD1, putative; translated protein: IIYNFFLMVFIVLCKLLLNVFIGELRYLEVEQLIDNARAFIMDTILFLVLSKPTINGKEVSSIILIKYLSIIVILKAYHLVLYSRVSNIFELGVPRTRVLVKLFIFMCLLSIANLTLFTYFYKNSLKNSTMYLWLFFECLSIFESCQISICKFFVNVIDLRSPNGLSSKATILFFLDILHDIMSLIIFLVFILVFVLNNFSNLPLHMTADIIHVVKTLISRFKSFQKYRELTKNIETKFANATEEELKEAGTCIICRDDLKEGSKKLSCSHIFHVDCLKSWFIQQQTCPICRTEIKPYAKNEQNKSENDTTQKEKQEEKIEQPNIQEIITKPNFLINDQPVYLNDTNVLATLNINQQYYPPINKNINTNEQIKILMDLCNYYRELSLVCLKEIDKINHSSIPANVMLRNIYGSIHYNILNNMEDDEVQKYLNKISHIPQMKGLKEYLEKVLITDMKYTKDICSSL